A portion of the Hydractinia symbiolongicarpus strain clone_291-10 chromosome 10, HSymV2.1, whole genome shotgun sequence genome contains these proteins:
- the LOC130613196 gene encoding putative leucine-rich repeat-containing protein DDB_G0290503: MASGSNNTTTEDRYNVTVKDLVQHPENIHIFESVCTRLNCGVQNYGYEELARAAIKNHYLFCKNPRHFKSYFSGNGLEGYYFLKKLIMKNRDLKLCDLKAMAERLERGDVVTELNVLKVNEDLLKNVEEKDLLEIGRTFNRSDIPGVNNWTHFAAYFKFNSNEISAIKTRGKNESDFNPSKRLFQLIFEQSPKTDLSFIIADLDKIYRKDVSEYLLENIGQLQTIQTFSVDIENIIDDETPMIPLVAERQTLLLQKQQPSESDEKSALSHYGVTFGTQERETINQPYNQLAIFQNSMPVPEMLPMNPEATSLYEPSTDTNNRLSAVSKQGTSNIIEANMDNTDRGATFGFALNTFDNLKTFSDVPNFASEKENKDNRTQETNMENSSTLPSGQFNLEESSNEETPGRENYPSNHSDASILLNSKNKKDNNGDICQETNVKNSSILPSCQPYLEGSSNKEMPGQENYPSNHSDVSSENEKGNGNEMSQETNNEESSYIFSSRQLECDESSNDSGLDAESYRSKNSDVAGNMNEDNGRSKHLSTINESIDSSVFHRQGSTIPLCIIVTQSEYKGLKKKGGWILHKSPSFKQGMLADEKRVEEMLAKHGFHNPYCWQNKKVQHIKEKLQRLSENIYESLVCIILSRAHGNHIYDNDENDLDIFEVVRIFTEKPAWRGIRKLFITRSCQLKSKNSQYLIQKEDEMSLLWHCMDTETWLKNGEGSACIRNICEQLEGCEKGNVTEMINVMASIR, from the exons ATGGCTTCTGGAAGTAACAACACCACCACAGAAG ATCGATACAATGTAACTGTCAAGGATTTGGTTCAGCATCCTGAGAATATTCATATTTTCGAGTCAGTTTGCACCAGATTAAATTGCGGTGTGCAAAATTATGGATATGAAGAACTTGCACGTGCAGctataaaaaatcattatctATTTTGCAAAAACCCTaggcattttaaaagttatttttctggAAACGGGCTTGAGGGGTACTACTTTCTGAAAAAACTGATAATGAAAAATCGAGATTTGAAACTTTGCGACCTTAAAGCAATGGCAGAAAGATTAGAAAGAGGGGATGTTGTTACTGAACTCAATGtgttaaaagtcaatgaagatcttttaaaaaatgtagaagAAAAAGATTTACTGGAAATTGGACGAACCTTCAATCGATCTGACATTCCAGGTGTTAATAATTGGACTCATTTTGCtgcttattttaaatttaatagcaATGAAATCAGCGCTATAAAAACTAGAGGAAAAAATGAGTCCGATTTTAATCCATCGAAAAGACTGTTTCAATTAATCTTTGAACAAAGTCCAAAGACAGATTTAAGTTTTATAATAGCAGATTTGGATAAAATATATCGTAAAGATGTATCAGAGTATCTTCTGGAAAATATTGGACAATTACAAACAATCCAAACATTTTCGGTCGATATTGAGAACATTATTGATGATGAAACGCCAATGATTCCCTTGGTGGCCGAAAGACAAACATTATTACTGCAAAAACAACAACCAAGTGAGTCTGATGAAAAATCTGCCTTATCACATTATGGTGTTACATTTGGAACACAAGAAAGGGAAACAATAAATCAACCTTATAATCAGTTAGCGATATTTCAAAATAGTATGCCAGTCCCCGAAATGTTGCCGATGAACCCAGAAGCTACGTCACTTTATGAACCGTCAACAGACACTAACAATCGGCTTAGCGCAGTAAGTAAGCAAGGAACGTCAAACATCATTGAAGCAAATATGGACAATACTGATAGAGGTGCTACATTTGGGTTTGCACTAAATACTTTCGACAATCTTAAAACTTTCTCTGATGTCCCTAATTTCGCAAGTGAGAAAGAAAACAAGGATAATAGAACGCAAGAAACCAACATGGAAAATAGTTCTACCTTGCCCTCGGGCCAATTTAATCTGGAGGAATCTTCAAACGAAGAAACGCCTGGACGAGAAAATTATCCTTCGAATCATTCTGATGCTTCTATTCTTCTGAATTCTAAAAATAAGAAGGATAACAATGGTGATATATGCCAAGAAACCAACGTGAAAAATAGTTCTATCTTGCCCTCGTGCCAACCTTATCTGGAGGGATCTTCCAACAAAGAAATGCCTGGACAAGAAAATTATCCTTCGAATCATTCTGATGTTTCCTCTGAAAACGAGAAAGGCAACGGTAATGAGATGTCCCAAGAAACAAACAATGAGGAAAGCAGTTATATATTTTCTTCACGCCAACTGGAATGCGATGAATCTTCAAATGATAGTGGTCTTGACGCAGAAAGTTATCGTTCCAAAAATTCCGATGTGGCTGGAAACATGAATGAAGACAATGGAAGAAGCAAACATTTGTCTACAATCAACGAGTCCATTGATAGCTCTGTGTTCCACAGACAAG GTTCAACAATACCGCTTTGTATCATTGTTACCCAGAGCGAGTATAAGGGCTTAAAAAAGAAAGGTGGGTGGATCTTGCATAAAAGCCCATCCTTTAAGCAGGGTATGCTAGCAGACGAAAAGAGAGTAGAAGAAATGTTGGCCAAGCATGGCTTTCATAATCCCTACTGCTGGCAAAATAAAAAGGTTCAGCATATCAAAGAAAAGCTTCAACGTCTGTCTGAGAATATTTATGAAAGTTTAGTTTGTATCATATTATCTCGTGCCCACGGCAATCATATTTATGACAATGATGAAAATGATTTGGATATTTTCGAAGTTGTTAGAATTTTTACAGAGAAACCAGCTTGGAGAGGCATACGCAAGCTTTTTATCACACGTTCATGTCAGTTGAAATCTAAAAATTCCCAGTATCTAATCCAAAAGGAGGATGAAATGTCACTACTTTGGCATTGTATGGATACGG aaacttgGTTAAAAAATGGCGAGGGATCCGCGTGCATTCGAAATATCTGTGAACAGTTGGAAGGATGTGAAAAGGGCAATGTGACGGAGATGATTAACGTGATGGCCAGCATACGATAA